From Procambarus clarkii isolate CNS0578487 chromosome 65, FALCON_Pclarkii_2.0, whole genome shotgun sequence, one genomic window encodes:
- the LOC123771081 gene encoding uncharacterized protein produces the protein MDSQGDGPTSSSKTKASQLRQMKYFKCSPSQNKDEPSVQKPVNQTVSTNICHSNLSSLNETQSHTKVFPLASKLSTKPSTKITVQVKNDGDKGNTTPPHETKTSLCQNIRNKTTRKIYCYTCERLVVKNEIYKHLYFGNLQCKNCTFKIEKCQRFPELFSSRTNLCKKTKKRHEFTKWITDAVQYISYSIRKDLTLASFCTNSKNSPSFSEINQAITSYIKTVLFLGNVKPWKSAILVCKDFLSTTPSAKILVTDPKADERVKGVLNRTFLDVTKRPQSEKDLPPRQSGTLLKTFDGSDGRKSGTGPKPTQDENEHRKLCTEPKPTQDKNEHKKLCTEPKPTQDENEHRKSGTEPKPTQDKNEHRKLCMEPKPTQDENEHRKSGTEPKPTQDKNNYEKSGMEPKTIHDSNDEKILIKCKQTCGNSYDNKSGMVPQTTYGNSNGNTSDMVPQTCGNSDDNKSDMVSQVTCGNNDDKKSDMVSQVTCGNNDDKKSDMVPQTTCGNNDDNKSDIAPQTTCDVRESDRVPQTHYDSSDARQLNTVPQTKHGHNDGRNSDIMPQTTCGNSDGNKLDIMPQTTCSNSDGNKLDMVPQTIPASNGVIKSDTTLQTCNLNNSEEQNTALQTTNDDYNSKYDDIITFSDGDTDENSNEAGSLANASNTHLLSMEHLVERCKSPVLFSDIDNSNEDTVDGEAMKQYIQSFNVQKITKSSESQTLSGSHKKNIRTSMCNRPDIESLSLPKREEINFPDSDSLDQLKDNGNCSSVDKKVPRSKGKRKHYTAGPSSVKKKIKIEKLSARHEESVGSDSELEIQQEKFSFISPLKLIDGRYLVLRSPQKCPDECPECYCSLYPSNVTVSCSTFVIQVVCPDCSLHIYILPVLKERLELQKRIMGLA, from the coding sequence ATGGATAGCCAAGGCGATGGCCCAACAAGTTCATCCAAAACTAAGGCCTCACAGTTGAGGCAAATGAAATATTTTAAGTGTTCTCCCTCACAAAACAAAGATGAACCATCTGTTCAGAAACCTGTTAATCAAACTGTGTCTACCAATATTTGTCATAGTAACTTGAGTAGTTTAAATGAAACTCAAAGTCATACAAAAGTGTTTCCATTGGCTTCGAAATTGTCTACCAAACCTTCAACAAAGATTACGGTACAGGTGAAAAATGATGGGGATAAAGGTAACACAACACCTCCCCATGAAACTAAGACAAGCCTGTGccaaaatatcagaaataaaaCAACTAGAAAAATCTATTGTTACACATGTGAACGTTTAGTAGTAAAAAATGAAATCTATAAACACCTCTATTTTGGTAATCTTCAATGTAAAAACTGCACATTTAAAATTGAAAAATGTCAACGGTTCCCTGAATTGTTTTCATCTAGGACCAATTTATGTAAGAAAACCAAAAAACGTCATGAATTTACAAAGTGGATCACAGATGCTGTACAATATATATCATATTCCATTCGTAAAGATCTTACTCTAGCGAGTTTTTGCACTAACTCTAAAAATTCTCCATCTTTTTCCGAGATCAACCAAGCTATCACTAGTTACATTAAGACGGTGCTTTTCTTAGGAAATGTTAAACCATGGAAGTCTGCCATCCTAGTTTGCAAAGATTTCTTAAGTACAACCCCATCAGCTAAAATTTTAGTAACAGATCCCAAGGCAGATGAGAGAGTAAAAGGTGTGTTAAATAGAACATTCCTTGATGTAACTAAGAGGCCGCAAAGTGAGAAAGATTTACCTCCAAGACAATCAGGTACATTGCTCAAAACATTTGATGGCAGTGATGGTAGAAAGTCAGGCACGGGACCTAAACCAACACAAGACGAAAATGAGCATAGAAAATTGTGCACGGAACCCAAACCAACACAAGACAAAAATGAGCATAAAAAATTGTGCACGGAACCCAAACCAACACAAGACGAAAATGAGCATAGAAAATCGGGCACGGAACCCAAACCAACACAAGACAAAAATGAGCATAGAAAATTGTGCATGGAACCCAAACCAACACAAGATGAAAATGAGCATAGAAAATCGGGCACGGAACCCAAACCAACACAAGATAAAAATAATTATGAAAAATCAGGCATGGAACCCAAGACAATACATGACAGCAATGATGAGAAAATTTTAATCAAATGCAAACAAACATGTGGCAACAGTTATGACAATAAGTCAGGCATGGTGCCACAAACAACATATGGCAATAGTAATGGCAATACATCAGACATGGTGCCACAAACATGTGGCAACAGTGACGACAATAAATCAGACATGGTGTCACAGGTAACATGTGGCAACAATGATGACAAAAAATCAGACATGGTGTCACAGGTAACATGTGGCAACAATGATGACAAAAAATCAGACATGGTGCCACAAACAACATGTGGCAACAATGACGACAATAAATCAGACATTGCACCACAAACAACTTGTGATGTCAGAGAATCAGACAGGGTGCCACAAACACATTATGACAGCAGTGATGCCAGACAATTAAATACTGTGCCACAAACAAAACATGGTCACAACGATGGCAGAAATTCAGACATAATGCCACAAACAACATGTGGCAACAGTGATGGCAATAAATTAGACATAATGCCACAAACAACATGTAGCAACAGTGATGGCAATAAATTAGACATGGTGCCACAAACAATACCAGCTAGTAATGGTGTCATAAAATCAGACACAACACTGCAAACATGTAATCTTAATAACAGTGAAGAGCAAAACACAGCACTGCAAACTACTAATGACGATTATAACAGTAAATATGATGATATCATTACATTTTCTGATGGGGATACAGATGAGAATTCAAATGAAGCTGGCTCACTGGCAAATGCTAGCAACACTCACTTGTTATCCATGGAACATCTGGTAGAAAGATGCAAATCTCCTGTGTTATTTAGTGATATTGATAATTCCAATGAAGATACTGTTGATGGCGAGGCAATGAAGCAATATATTCAAAGTTTCAATGTACAGAAAATAACAAAATCTTCTGAATCCCAAACATTAAGTGGCTCACATAAAAAAAATATCAGGACATCTATGTGCAATAGGCCAGATATAGAGAGTTTATCACTTCCAAAACGGGAGGAGATCAATTTTCCTGATTCCGATAGTCTGGATCAGTTAAAAGATAACGGAAACTGCAGCTCAGTGGATAAAAAAGTTCCGAGATCAAAGGGGAAAAGGAAACACTATACTGCTGGGCCTTCCAgtgttaagaaaaaaattaaaattgaaaAACTCAGTGCGAGACATGAAGAGTCTGTGGGGAGTGATTCAGAACTTGAGATCCAACAGGAAAAGTTTAGCTTCATATCCCCACTTAAACTGATAGATGGTCGGTATTTAGTTTTACGTAGTCCTCAGAAGTGCCCTGATGAGTGTCCTGAATGTTATTGTTCTTTGTACCCATCCAATGTTACTGTCAGTTGCTCTACATTTGTTATACAGGTTGTGTGCCCAGACTGCTCActccatatatatattttaccagtTTTGAAAGAGCGATTAGAGTTGCAAAAGAGAATAATGGGACTTGCATGA